The Odocoileus virginianus isolate 20LAN1187 ecotype Illinois chromosome 2, Ovbor_1.2, whole genome shotgun sequence genomic interval AGTTTATGAATAGGGATAACAAATGCTGCTTCAGATAAAGAGCTTTGAATGGGTTTAGAAGATTTGGTTTGCCCTCCTGAGCTCTGGTCTTCATCATGAGGAGAAAAGCTCACCCTGTGTAGTTAGGGTAGCTTAGCTTGGATCtcagaataagaaataaattgaaCAGACCTGAACTTGACCTGGGGTCCAAAGCACAGTTGGCCCTTTCAGCCTCCAGACTTTTGACTGGGAAATAAAGCCTATTGTTATAAGCCACTGAGGTTTAGGATTGTTTCTTATTCAGGACTTTGAAGGAAATCCAAACTAATTCAACATACATACTATGAATTGCTATGCAGTCGATAAAAAGAATGAGGCAGATTAATTTCTGGCCTTTCTCTCATTTCATCAAGTCTTTGGATACATACAGATATGCAAACCCTTATCTAGCCattctttgtccttttctcccatcatttcttcatgtgtatgttattaataataagtaataataatagaaaacccATATGTGGAAGTTAATGTGGACTAGTCATTGTTATGGTGTTTTACATATATTGCCCTCATCAAATCCTTATGAACCCTAAACcttaattatacatattatttctcACTTTATAAATGGATAGCTGAGGCAGAGAGTAATTGAATAATTGCCAAAGATCATACATATTTAAaccctgtgtttttctttttttgatgcaaAAGCCTGACTTAAGCTTTGATTGAGGAAGCATGCATTTCAAAGGTTACCTGACACATTGCCAGCCACACCCACCTCCTTGGTTTAAAGATCTTGGTTGATTCAGATTAACTGTTTGTTTGGGCCACTTGATTTTATTCTTCCTGTGATTGAAATTCCCACTCTTGGGTTTTAAATCCATCCACAAACAGTGAACCTTGAAGATGAATCTCGTATCTTCATTCCCAATAAAAGCAGAACTCCAGGCCCACACTGTGCCTCTATCGACAACCTCATTGGGTGGCCCAAGATGTGCTTGTGCTTTCCAGGACCTGTGAGTAATAAACATTTTCTCCCCCCAAATTTCCCCAAAGAGCTGCTGAGGGTGCCTTACAATCATAGTGAGAATCACAAGCACCTGACCAGCTCACTGGTTATCATAGACACAGAACAATCACACAGCAAGTAAGGACAGAGCTAGGACACAAATCCACTCTGTCTCCAAAATCCATTCCCTTAACCGCTTACACTATACTACCTTCGACCAAGCCCTAGCATTTTCCCTTGGGTTTTTGAACTGTATTTCATTCTAACTTCTTTGAGGAAAATAATTTCTGGGAGATCCTATGTTTGCACAAAAGAACTCCCTGATTCTATTGTTTCAGTGTAATTATGGATAATACTTCTTTTATCTCTCAGAGGGATGTGTATCTTTACAACAGCAAtctaactgaaaagaaaaacaagaaaacaatcccacttgtaataacaataaaaagaaccagctacttaggaataaacttaaccaagtaGCTGAAAAATCTGTACAGTAAAACCATAAATTCATTGATCAAAGAAAGCAGACACAAATCAAAGGAACGACCTCATGTGCATGGACTGGAAGAacgaatatttttaaaacatccatGCTACCTAAAGGGTTCAGGAGCTGTGCTGCCATTCCCCGTTTGCCTGGGAACCAGGTTGGAAGTTGCTTCAGAGACAGAGCTTCCTGAAAAGCCTTCGCAGGGCACCCTTCACCTCCTGGTTTCTCAGGCTGTAGATCAGTGGGTTTAGCATGGGGGTAACGACTGTGTAGAAGATGGCCACCTGGCGCTCCTGGTCCAAGTCGTAGCTGGAAGATGGCCGGAGGTACACGCAGATCACAGAGCCGTACAGGAGCAGCACAACCAGGATGTGGGAGCTACAGGTGGACAGGGCTTTACGCAGGGCAGCAACGGAGTGCCCGTGGGCTATGGCCACAGCAATGCGGGCATAGGAGCCTACAATAAAGAAGAAGGGGCTGACCACCACGGCTACCccctcagtaaatattaacaTCTCACTGACCACTGGCCGGGTGCAGGAGAGCTTCAGCAAGGGTGTGATGTCACAGAAGAAGTGGGTGACCTGGTTGCCGCAGAAAGTTAAGCGGGTGACCAACACACTATAAAGGAGGCTGTTGAGGCTGACGACCACCCACGAGGTCAACGTTATGCGTAGGCAGAGGCGATGGCTGATGATGGCAGAGTATCTTAAGGGGTCACAGATAGCCACacagcg includes:
- the LOC110146663 gene encoding olfactory receptor 1L1-like, with the translated sequence MATRNRTEVSEFVLLGLSSWPEMQPVIFGIILPMYLVAVMGNALLMIAALSDPKLQTPMYFLLSQLSFIDISLTTITVPQMLVHTLSVNRTISFNCCMLQLFLFMAVGSMEGHLLAAMAYDRCVAICDPLRYSAIISHRLCLRITLTSWVVVSLNSLLYSVLVTRLTFCGNQVTHFFCDITPLLKLSCTRPVVSEMLIFTEGVAVVVSPFFFIVGSYARIAVAIAHGHSVAALRKALSTCSSHILVVLLLYGSVICVYLRPSSSYDLDQERQVAIFYTVVTPMLNPLIYSLRNQEVKGALRRLFRKLCL